One part of the Osmerus mordax isolate fOsmMor3 chromosome 18, fOsmMor3.pri, whole genome shotgun sequence genome encodes these proteins:
- the psmb4 gene encoding proteasome subunit beta type-4: protein MDPNGVKLNFWENGPKPGQFYSFPGNSQIPGCGPVKHTLNPMVTGTSVLGVKFTGGVIIAADMLGSYGSLARFRNISRLMKVNDNTILGASGDYADYQYMKQIIEQMVIDEELLGDGHSYSPKAVHSWLTRVMYNRRSKMNPLWNTVVIGGFYNGESFLGYVDKLGVAYEAPTVATGFGAYLAQPLMREVVENKVEITKQEARALVERCLKVLYYRDARSYNRHEIAIVTEDGVTIEGPLSSETNWDIANMVSGFE, encoded by the exons ATGGACCCCAACGGTGTAAAGCTAAATTTCTGGGAGAATGGACCAAAACCCGGACAATTTTATTCATTTCCTGGCAACAGTCAGATCCCAGGATGCGgtcctgtaaaacacacact GAACCCCATGGTGACGGGCACGTCAGTACTGGGCGTCAAATTCACAGGTGGCGTCATCATCGCGGCCGACATGCTGGGATCCTACGGTTCTCTGGCGCGGTTCCGTAACATTTCCCGTCTGATGAAGGTGAACGACAACACCATCTTAGGGGCTTCAGGGGACTACGCCGACTACCAGTACATGAAGCAGATCATCGAGCAGATGGT GATCGATGAGGAGCTGTTGGGAGACGGCCACAGCTACAGCCCCAAGGCTGTCCACTCCTGGCTGACGAGGGTCATGTACAACCGGCGCAGCAAGATGAACCCCCTCTGGAACACTGTGGTCATTGGTGGTTTCTACAACGGAGAGAG CTTCCTGGGTTACGTGGACAAATTGGGCGTGGCCTACGAGGCACCCACCGTGGCGACGGGCTTCGGGGCGTACCTAGCGCAG cCCCTGatgagggaggtggtggagaacaAGGTGGAGATCACGAAGCAGGAGGCCAGAGCCCTGGTGGAGCGCTGCCTCAAAGTGCTGTACTACCGTGACGCCCGCTCCTACAACAGG CACGAGATCGCCATAGTAACAGAAGATGGAGTGACAATCGAAGGtcccctctcctcagagacAAACTGGGACATCGCCAACATGGTCAG TGGTTTTGAGTGA
- the rfx5 gene encoding DNA-binding protein RFX5, translating into MTEERLKADPSRREGLEAVDGDTEPSRMVQKLGSNVSKSVQGKVESILKEVQHFSDSDKLYLYLQLPSGPSAGEKSSSSGGGGGPGGDSSSFNTADQLHTCNWIRSHLEEHADTCLPKQDVYETYKRYCDNLQHRPLSAANFGKIIRDIFPNIKARRLGGRGQSKYCYSGIRRKTVLNMPLLPSLDLKNDPSELTELVQTYKQEVTEAACELICDWAQKILKRSFDTVVEIARFLVQEHIVNPRCSQAELVTSAALAGGPAKPAKVVKKNSSQSKGGGADLEGSASELKREKEGGEQSSPGKPPPSDKPAYKGQELVRPGGRDLQVEALMKSYPKLLPRSSVPDKTQLSVRSSPPSLAPKDSGVKVIAMATLPQQQGGALPLMILPQSLSLSYDRESAKAPPPPVTVAPAAVTSVVQRARAAPKRAAETPAAACGTSGPGGAPAPPKRKRGRPRKTRPEDALPPPPPLPAVTQTSIITGGVIQKACSSSTSSCASSQLLEFVIQEQQGLVGEGAVQGPRGVVVQCQAGQEGAPRPVLLLQSPVGQAGWEVGGRTMVEVIQRNPRLQVLEDRSEMEITLTPVDPHSDLQLTGQAPGGAEEQSAQDSTPTGGP; encoded by the exons ATGACGGAGGAGAGGCTGAAGGCGGACCCCtccaggagggaggggctggaggcggTGGATGGCGACACGGAGCCCAGCAGGATGGTGCAGAAGCTGGGGAGCAACGTGTC GAAGAGCGTCCAGGGTAAAGTGGAAAGCATCCTG AAAGAGGTGCAGCATTTCTCAGACAGCGACAAGCTGTACCTTTACCTGCAGCTGCCCTCAGGACCCAGCGCTGGGGAGAAGAG cAGTAGCagtggcggaggaggaggaccaggaggagaCTCCAGCTCCTTCAACACGGCCGACCAGCTGCACACCTGTAACTGGATCCGCAGTCACCTGGAGGAGCACGCGGACACCTGCCTGCCCAAGCAGGACGTCTACGAGACGTACAA aAGATACTGTGACAACCTGCAGCACAGGCCCCTGAGTGCTGCTAACTTTGGGAAGATCATCCGAGACATCTTCCCCAACATCAAGGCTCGCAGGCTGGGAGGGCGGGGCCAGTCCAA GTATTGTTATAGTGGAATTCGCAGGAAGACTGTGCTGAACATGCCTCTACTGCCAAGCCTGGACCTCAAAAACGACCCG tcggAGCTGACGGAGTTGGTGCAGACgtacaaacaggaagtgacggaGGCGGCGTGTGAGCTGATCTGTGACTGGGCTCAGAAGATCCTGAAGCGCTCCTTCGACACGGTGGTGGAGATTGCCCGCTTCCTGGTGCAGGAGCACATTGTCAACCCTCGCTGCAGCCAGGCCGAGCTCGTCACCTCCGCCGCCCTGGCAG GAGGCCCAGCCAAGCCTGCCAAGGTGGTGAAGAAAAACTCCTCCCAGTCCAAGGGGGGAGGGGCCGACCTGGAGGGCAGTGCTTCTGAACTGAAG agggagaaggaaggcgGAGAGCAGTCGTCGCCGGGGAAACCGCCGCCTAGCGACAAGCCGGCCTATAAGGGACAGGAGCTGGTTCGTCCCGGGGGTCGCGACCTCCAGGTGGAGGCTCTGATGAAGAGCTACCCCAAGCTCCTCCCCCGGAGCTCTGTCCCCGACAAGACCCAGCTCTCCGTGCGCTCCTCGCCCCCCTCGCTCGCGCCCAAGGACTCCGGGGTCAAGGTCATCGCCATGGCGACCCTGCCCCAGCAGCAAGGCGGGGCCCTCCCCCTCATGATCCTCCCCCAGAGCCTCAGTCTATCGTACGACAGAGAGTCGGCcaaagccccgccccctcctgtcACCGTGGCGCCCGCCGCAGTGACCTCCGTGGTGCAGCGCGCGCGGGCGGCACCCAAACGAGCGGCGGAGACGCCCGCAGCTGCGTGCGGGACCTCGGGCCCCGGGGGGGCGCCGGCCCCTCCCAAACGCAAGAGAGGCCGTCCCAGGAAGACCCGACCAGAAGacgcccttccccctcctcctcctcttcccgccGTCACCCAGACCTCCATCATCACAGGAGGCGTGATCCAGAAGGcctgctcctcttccacctcctcctgcgccTCCTCCCAGCTGCTGGAGTTTGTGATCCAGGAGCAGCaggggctggtgggggagggggccgtCCAGGGGCCCCGGGGGGTGGTGGTGCAATGCCAGGCCGGCCAGGAGGGGGCGCCCAGGCCCGTTCTGCTCCTGCAGAGCCCGGTGGGACAGGCGGGTTGGGAGGTCGGGGGCAGGACCATGGTGGAGGTGATCCAGAGAAATCCGCGACTGCAGGTGCTGGAGGACCGGAGCGAGATGGAGATCACCCTGACCCCCGTCGACCCCCACTCTGACCTCCAGCTGACTGGACAGGCCccggggggggcggaggagcagTCAGCCCAGGACAGCACACCGACTGGGGGGCCCTAG